From the Homo sapiens chromosome 1, GRCh38.p14 Primary Assembly genome, one window contains:
- the OR10Z1 gene encoding olfactory receptor 10Z1, giving the protein MGQTNVTSWRDFVFLGFSSSGELQLLLFALFLSLYLVTLTSNVFIIIAIRLDSHLHTPMYLFLSFLSFSETCYTLGIIPRMLSGLAGGDQAISYVGCAAQMFFSASWACTNCFLLAAMGFDRYVAICAPLHYASHMNPTLCAQLVITSFLTGYLFGLGMTLVIFHLSFCSSHEIQHFFCDTPPVLSLACGDTGPSELRIFILSLLVLLVSFFFITISYAYILAAILRIPSAEGQKKAFSTCASHLTVVIIHYGCASFVYLRPKASYSLERDQLIAMTYTVVTPLLNPIVYSLRNRAIQTALRNAFRGRLLGKG; this is encoded by the coding sequence ATGGGGCAGACCAACGTAACCTCCTGGAGGGATTTTGTCTTCCTGGGCTTCTCCAGTTCTGGGGAGTTGCAGCTCCTTCTCTTTGCCTTGTTCCTCTCTCTGTATCTAGTCACTCTGACCAGCAATGTCTTCATTATCATAGCCATCAGGCTGGATAGCCATCTGCACACCCCCATgtacctcttcctttccttcctatcCTTCTCTGAGACCTGCTACACTTTGGGCATCATCCCTAGAATGCTCTCTGGCCTGGCTGGGGGGGACCAGGCTATCTCCTATGTGGGCTGTGCTGCCCAGATGTTCTTTTCTGCCTCATGGGCCTGTACTAACTGCTTCCTTCTGGCTGCCATGGGCTTTGACAGATATGTGGCCATCTGTGCTCCACTCCACTATGCCAGCCACATGAATCCTACCCTCTGTGCCCAGCTGGTCATTACTTCCTTCCTGACTGGATACCTCTTTGGACTGGGAATGACACTAGTTATTTTCCACCTCTCATTCTGCAGCTCCCATGAAATCCAGCACTTTTTTTGTGACACGCCACCTGTGCTGAGCCTAGCCTGTGGAGATACAGGCCCGAGTGAGCTGAGGATCTTTATCCTCAGTCTTTTGGTCCTCTTGGTCTCCTTCTTCTTCATCACCATCTCCTACGCCTACATCTTGGCAGCAATACTGAGGATCCCCTCTGCTGAGGGGCAGAAGAAGGCCTTCTCCACTTGTGCCTCGCACCTTACAGTGGTCATTATTCATTATGGCTGTGCTTCCTTCGTGTACCTGAGGCCCAAAGCCAGCTACTCTCTTGAGAGAGATCAGCTTATTGCCATGACCTATACTGTAGTGACCCCCCTCCTTAATCCCATTGTTTATAGTCTAAGGAATAGGGCTATACAGACAGCTCTGAGGAATGCTTTCAGAGGGAGATTGCTGGGTAAAGGATGA